In a single window of the Nicotiana tomentosiformis chromosome 10, ASM39032v3, whole genome shotgun sequence genome:
- the LOC104104049 gene encoding uncharacterized protein: MGNFISCTTSTRIRNSRAAKVILPNGPIQQFHEIVKAAELMLEYPNSFLVNSCSLIIGRRFSALSADEDLEFGNIYLMFPMKRVNSVITEKDMEVFMMSENSALAPVQIPDNSSRKDGVEWSGLNLNELEGFMGGQEFRYRVSCRSRKPLLETIIEEPFR, from the coding sequence ATGGGAAACTTTATTTCTTGCACTACTTCAACAAGGATAAGGAATTCAAGAGCAGCTAAGGTTATTCTACCGAATGGACCAATCCAACAGTTTCATGAGATAGTAAAAGCAGCTGAACTTATGTTGGAATATCCAAACTCCTTCTTAGTAAACTCCTGCTCGTTGATCATCGGCCGACGGTTTTCCGCCTTGTCGGCCGATGAAGACTTGGAGTTTGGTAATATTTACCTTATGTTTCCTATGAAGAGGGTGAATTCTGTGATCACCGAGAAAGATATGGAAGTTTTTATGATGTCGGAAAACTCAGCGCTAGCACCAGTACAGATACCAGATAACTCGTCGAGAAAAGACGGGGTTGAATGGTCAGGTTTGAATTTGAATGAATTAGAAGGTTTTATGGGAGGGCAAGAATTTAGGTATAGGGTGTCATGCAGATCTAGGAAGCCTTTGTTGGAGACAATTATAGAAGAACCATTTCGTTAA